A stretch of Bifidobacterium sp. ESL0704 DNA encodes these proteins:
- a CDS encoding LacI family DNA-binding transcriptional regulator yields MDSSKKKVTIRDVAQLADVSPSTVSRAFARPDRVSAETTKKIFAAADKLGYHEEAVQTRPSRHRHDLIAISVPDIANQFFSDIIRSVQHECFNRGVGLIVSETRESASWERMAFDKVVKNADGIILVSSRMPDSMIRKCAQARPLVVVNREVRGVSSIVVDVRQGVHQAVEQLQIGNCHDITYLDGPANSWSVGMRWKAIRGECHSRNIDVHRMWPGVPTFEGGYACVEQYLQHPTGAVIAHNDLMAIGFIAGMRKRGYECPRDFSIIGFDDDTVGRMSDPSISSIHMSLPKVGNYAEHLLAASVEGTVKPGQLARIPSSLIVRESTRTRGIAPKSLACANRGNN; encoded by the coding sequence ATGGACAGTTCGAAGAAGAAAGTCACTATTCGTGATGTTGCACAGTTGGCCGACGTCTCGCCGTCTACGGTCTCCCGGGCGTTTGCTCGTCCCGATCGGGTGAGCGCCGAGACCACCAAAAAAATTTTCGCCGCTGCCGACAAGCTGGGCTATCATGAGGAAGCCGTCCAAACGCGGCCTTCCCGTCATCGGCATGATCTGATCGCCATCAGCGTGCCCGATATCGCCAATCAGTTCTTTTCGGATATCATCCGCAGCGTCCAGCATGAATGCTTCAACCGTGGTGTCGGACTGATCGTTTCCGAAACGCGCGAAAGCGCTTCCTGGGAACGCATGGCATTCGACAAGGTGGTCAAAAACGCCGACGGCATCATTCTGGTGTCTTCGCGAATGCCCGATTCCATGATTCGCAAGTGTGCGCAAGCCAGGCCGCTGGTGGTGGTCAACCGTGAGGTCCGAGGCGTCTCCAGCATCGTCGTCGATGTGCGGCAGGGGGTCCATCAGGCCGTCGAACAATTGCAGATAGGCAATTGCCATGACATTACCTATCTTGACGGACCGGCCAACTCATGGTCGGTGGGCATGCGTTGGAAGGCCATACGCGGCGAATGCCATAGCCGCAACATCGACGTGCACCGCATGTGGCCCGGAGTCCCCACGTTCGAGGGCGGCTATGCCTGTGTGGAGCAGTATCTGCAGCATCCCACCGGCGCCGTGATCGCGCATAACGATCTGATGGCGATAGGGTTCATCGCCGGCATGCGCAAACGCGGCTACGAATGCCCCCGCGATTTCTCGATCATCGGTTTCGATGACGACACGGTCGGACGGATGAGCGACCCCTCGATTTCCAGTATCCATATGTCGTTGCCCAAGGTCGGCAATTATGCCGAACACCTGTTGGCCGCCAGCGTCGAGGGCACGGTCAAGCCAGGGCAGCTGGCACGTATTCCTTCTTCGCTGATCGTGCGCGAAAGCACGAGAACGCGAGGCATCGCACCGAAGTCCCTTGCCTGCGCAAACCGTGGCAACAATTAG
- the uxaC gene encoding glucuronate isomerase — protein sequence MEFLDDDYLLTTDLAQELFHGCAQDLPVVDYHCHLHPQEIYQDTNFKDIVDAWLTDGKNYGDHYKWRLMRANGVPERLITGDATPWQKFQAFASTMEKAVGSPVFLWAHMELRRYFGISTVLSTRTARDIFEQTNEMLRQPDFSRRSLLRRMGVDTVCTTDDPVEDLQYHKLFAKQDETFKMIPAFRPDPALKPDQPGFGAWVEQLEQASGVSIRSFDDLVSALSKRVDYFHDLGCRLSDHAAGIMTYDVATSSQLDAILDKARAGKGVTALEYSQYRTALFIALMSMYNAKGWTMQLHLHSFLNLNKRGFADHGPDTGFDAMNDRSIAEPLAALLNAASEQGGIPRLLIYSLNPNDYMVISTVAGCFQGGMKQRLALGNAWWFNDTRNGIRRQLEVMAETSLLGNFVGMTTDSRSFLSFSRHEYFRRILCEMLGEWANRGEIPADPEFLEPIVRDISFNNAKELFTDQKND from the coding sequence ATGGAATTTCTCGATGATGATTATCTATTGACCACTGATCTGGCGCAGGAGCTGTTTCACGGCTGTGCGCAGGATCTGCCGGTGGTCGATTACCATTGCCATCTTCATCCTCAGGAGATTTATCAGGACACCAACTTCAAGGATATCGTCGATGCCTGGCTGACCGACGGCAAGAATTACGGTGACCATTACAAGTGGCGTCTGATGCGTGCCAACGGTGTGCCCGAAAGGCTCATCACCGGAGATGCCACACCTTGGCAGAAGTTCCAGGCTTTTGCCTCGACAATGGAAAAGGCCGTCGGAAGCCCCGTGTTCCTTTGGGCGCATATGGAGTTGCGCCGGTATTTCGGCATCTCGACCGTGCTGAGCACCAGGACCGCGCGCGACATCTTCGAGCAGACCAACGAAATGCTCAGGCAGCCTGATTTCTCGCGCCGTTCCCTGCTCCGCCGGATGGGTGTGGATACGGTCTGCACCACCGATGATCCGGTTGAAGACCTTCAATACCATAAGCTTTTCGCCAAGCAAGACGAGACATTCAAGATGATTCCGGCCTTCCGCCCCGATCCGGCGCTCAAGCCCGATCAGCCCGGTTTCGGCGCATGGGTCGAGCAGTTGGAGCAGGCCAGCGGCGTCTCCATCCGTTCCTTCGACGATTTGGTTTCCGCTTTGTCCAAGCGCGTCGATTACTTCCATGACCTCGGCTGCCGTCTTTCCGACCATGCCGCGGGCATCATGACCTATGACGTGGCTACGAGCTCGCAGCTCGACGCGATTCTCGACAAGGCCAGGGCCGGCAAGGGCGTCACGGCGCTCGAATACTCGCAGTATCGCACCGCCCTTTTCATCGCCTTGATGAGCATGTACAACGCCAAGGGCTGGACCATGCAGCTGCATCTGCATTCCTTCCTCAACCTCAACAAGCGCGGCTTCGCCGATCACGGCCCGGACACCGGCTTCGACGCCATGAACGACCGTTCCATCGCCGAGCCTCTCGCGGCCCTGCTCAACGCGGCTTCGGAGCAAGGCGGCATCCCCAGGCTTCTGATCTATTCGCTCAACCCCAACGACTACATGGTCATCTCCACGGTCGCCGGATGCTTCCAAGGCGGCATGAAGCAGCGTCTGGCACTGGGCAATGCGTGGTGGTTCAACGACACGCGCAACGGCATACGTCGTCAGCTCGAAGTGATGGCCGAGACGTCTTTGCTGGGCAATTTCGTGGGTATGACCACCGATTCCCGCAGCTTCCTTTCGTTCTCACGTCATGAGTATTTCCGCCGGATTCTCTGCGAGATGCTCGGCGAGTGGGCCAATCGCGGCGAGATTCCTGCCGATCCGGAGTTCCTGGAGCCCATTGTGCGTGATATTTCGTTCAACAACGCCAAGGAATTGTTCACCGACCAAAAGAACGACTGA
- a CDS encoding glycoside hydrolase family 43 protein, giving the protein MRNPVLRGFNPDPVIFSDGQRYYIVVSTFEWLPGLRVYASDDLCDWRYETSILSRDTGVDLRGNPRGCSIWAPYAGYHDGVYYVLYTNVRQTKVPYKDVDNYLIMSKDIHGPWSEPVYINSSGFDPSLFFDDDGTCYFINEIWDYRRREHNKSAGIVMQRLDVDTLDLCDEPIRIFEGTEAQKTEAPQMYKHDGYYYLLTAEGGTEAGHRETVARSRKIWGPYKPDPQGPLVTSYDDPQWPLQCAGHASLVMSGDGQWCMAHLCARPFGPDGASILGRETALQQVVFSDEGWIRLAQGGHKPAVVVCPQVGSKPNAASFHDDLKQGLPDDEHWNTLREFSEDSWLKPTPEGLRIAGGASPQSTFGQHLIGTRQTEFDCRASVHMFYAPKSYLQLAGLSLYLDIDNYMLCMVTADDCGEPVAVLQQCVAGDFSEICRIPVSGRCFDISVNLSGHDCVFSMTDVSGMVCDFEGPHDVTFLAGGFTGDFIALDAIDMYRHNSSAALFSDFRYEVLSN; this is encoded by the coding sequence ATGCGTAATCCTGTGCTGCGCGGGTTCAACCCGGATCCTGTCATCTTCAGTGATGGACAACGGTACTATATTGTGGTTTCCACCTTTGAATGGCTGCCGGGATTACGCGTCTATGCTTCCGATGACCTGTGCGATTGGCGCTACGAGACCTCCATCCTGAGCCGTGACACCGGTGTCGATCTGCGTGGCAACCCGAGGGGCTGCTCCATCTGGGCCCCGTATGCCGGCTATCACGATGGCGTCTATTACGTCCTTTACACCAACGTGCGGCAGACCAAAGTGCCGTACAAGGACGTCGATAACTACCTCATCATGTCCAAGGACATCCATGGTCCATGGAGCGAGCCGGTGTATATCAACAGTTCCGGATTCGACCCGTCCCTGTTCTTCGATGACGACGGCACCTGTTATTTCATCAATGAAATCTGGGATTACCGCAGGCGTGAGCACAACAAGTCCGCAGGTATCGTGATGCAGCGTCTCGATGTGGATACGCTCGATTTGTGCGATGAACCGATACGTATTTTCGAGGGGACCGAAGCGCAAAAAACGGAAGCGCCGCAGATGTACAAGCATGATGGCTACTACTATCTGCTCACAGCGGAAGGCGGGACCGAGGCCGGTCACCGAGAGACGGTCGCCCGCAGCCGCAAGATATGGGGGCCCTATAAGCCCGATCCGCAGGGACCGCTGGTGACGTCTTACGATGATCCGCAGTGGCCGTTGCAGTGTGCCGGGCATGCGAGTCTGGTGATGAGCGGAGACGGGCAATGGTGTATGGCACATCTGTGCGCGCGTCCGTTCGGCCCTGACGGCGCCTCGATACTGGGGCGTGAAACGGCTTTGCAACAGGTGGTCTTCAGTGATGAAGGTTGGATTCGCTTGGCACAGGGCGGCCATAAGCCGGCAGTCGTTGTGTGCCCACAGGTCGGGAGCAAACCCAATGCCGCCTCGTTCCATGACGATTTGAAGCAAGGACTGCCCGATGACGAGCATTGGAACACGCTGAGGGAGTTTTCCGAGGATTCGTGGTTGAAGCCCACCCCCGAAGGGTTGCGCATCGCCGGAGGCGCATCGCCGCAGTCGACGTTCGGGCAGCACCTGATCGGCACCCGGCAGACCGAGTTCGATTGCCGGGCCTCGGTCCATATGTTCTATGCTCCGAAGAGCTATCTGCAGCTCGCCGGATTGTCGCTGTACCTCGATATCGACAACTATATGCTGTGCATGGTCACCGCTGATGATTGCGGGGAACCTGTCGCCGTGCTCCAGCAGTGCGTGGCCGGAGATTTCAGCGAGATATGCCGGATACCTGTTTCCGGCCGTTGCTTTGATATCAGCGTGAACCTGTCGGGTCATGACTGCGTTTTCAGCATGACCGACGTGTCCGGCATGGTCTGCGATTTCGAAGGCCCCCACGACGTCACCTTCCTCGCCGGCGGGTTCACCGGCGATTTCATTGCCTTGGATGCCATCGATATGTATCGTCATAATTCATCTGCTGCGCTATTCAGCGATTTCCGTTATGAAGTCCTTTCGAACTGA
- a CDS encoding extracellular solute-binding protein, translating into MKFSKSIIAAVASVAMLASLGACGSGSQSSSSSSKKDGASISMNDVNAALKSDKDVKLNFWTWRDDIEGPSIAAFEAKYPHIKINVVKTGAAADHYTKFQNVLKSKKDIPDIVQLEYDYLPQYAVSGSLLNFSSPSIESSMGKLYNDASWRNVHVADGLYGVPLDQGPEAFFWRHDVLDQYGIQIPKTWKEFEESGIKLHKANPNKYMGFIDTTDVRYMASIIRQSGAIPWQVDGVQNVKLSMTDAKVKEAVNFIQRLIDEDVLEPVANKSDEYNRGFAEGRWAVQFDGCWKGTSFTQQQPSLKGKMEVALPPAWGDDASNLKTGEVGGSLISVTSATAQEKRAAAIAFCNWMSSSKESINEFQKTGSFFNAAKSFQEDPKQASVKNDYFGGQQVNKVYFESAKKLSSGWTVLPFNSQYATSFKDIVVPALKKNGNLFGKFAPWQANLKQYAEDQGFKITESK; encoded by the coding sequence ATGAAGTTTTCCAAATCGATTATCGCAGCGGTGGCATCGGTCGCCATGCTGGCTTCTTTGGGTGCCTGCGGTTCCGGCTCCCAATCTTCTTCCTCGTCATCCAAGAAGGACGGGGCAAGCATTTCCATGAATGATGTCAATGCCGCGCTGAAAAGCGACAAGGACGTGAAACTCAATTTCTGGACCTGGCGTGATGATATCGAGGGGCCAAGCATCGCTGCGTTTGAAGCGAAGTACCCGCATATCAAGATCAACGTGGTCAAGACCGGCGCTGCCGCCGATCACTATACGAAGTTCCAGAATGTGCTGAAGTCCAAGAAGGACATTCCGGATATCGTTCAGCTCGAATATGATTACCTGCCCCAGTATGCCGTCAGCGGCTCGCTGCTCAATTTCTCTTCGCCCAGCATCGAATCCTCGATGGGCAAGCTGTACAACGACGCCTCGTGGCGTAACGTCCATGTGGCCGACGGGCTGTACGGTGTTCCGCTGGATCAGGGGCCCGAGGCCTTCTTCTGGCGTCACGACGTGCTTGACCAGTACGGTATCCAGATTCCCAAGACCTGGAAGGAGTTCGAGGAGTCCGGCATCAAGCTGCACAAGGCGAACCCCAATAAGTACATGGGCTTCATCGATACGACCGATGTGCGCTATATGGCTTCGATCATCCGTCAGTCCGGTGCCATTCCCTGGCAGGTCGACGGCGTGCAGAACGTCAAGCTGAGCATGACCGACGCCAAAGTGAAGGAAGCGGTCAACTTCATTCAGCGGCTTATCGACGAGGACGTTTTGGAGCCGGTCGCCAACAAGAGCGATGAATACAACCGTGGATTCGCCGAAGGCCGTTGGGCCGTGCAGTTCGACGGATGCTGGAAGGGCACTTCGTTCACTCAGCAGCAGCCTTCGCTCAAAGGCAAGATGGAGGTCGCGCTTCCTCCGGCCTGGGGCGATGACGCCAGCAACCTGAAGACCGGCGAGGTCGGTGGCTCGTTGATTTCCGTGACTTCCGCCACCGCTCAGGAGAAGCGTGCCGCCGCCATCGCGTTCTGCAACTGGATGAGCTCCAGCAAGGAATCCATCAATGAATTCCAGAAGACCGGAAGCTTCTTCAACGCCGCCAAGTCCTTCCAGGAGGATCCGAAGCAGGCTTCGGTCAAGAACGATTACTTCGGCGGCCAGCAGGTCAACAAGGTCTACTTCGAGTCCGCGAAGAAGCTGAGCTCCGGCTGGACGGTGCTGCCTTTCAACTCGCAGTATGCCACGAGCTTCAAGGACATCGTGGTTCCCGCGTTGAAGAAGAACGGCAACCTCTTCGGCAAGTTCGCTCCTTGGCAGGCAAACCTCAAGCAGTACGCCGAGGACCAGGGCTTCAAGATTACGGAATCCAAGTAA